The following coding sequences lie in one Primulina huaijiensis isolate GDHJ02 chromosome 2, ASM1229523v2, whole genome shotgun sequence genomic window:
- the LOC140971539 gene encoding E3 ubiquitin-protein ligase PUB22-like, which yields MAEIEVPPYFVCPISLEIMKDPVTMSTGITYDRDSIEKWIFSQNNNTCPVTKQALSDPELTPNITLRRLIQSWCTVHASQDIERLPTPKSPVCKSQILKLITDAAAASPQRQMECLKRLKSIASQNQTNRRSMETVGTAEFLASLIMNKTLEASRAEVLEDSSELTRVSHESLSILYSLQLSESGLKSLNNTELIESLTRVMQTGSYESRAYAIMLLKSMLEVAEPDQLIHLSPEFFTQLTQILRDQISEKATKSSLKALAISCSWGRNRIKAVNAGAVPLLIDLLLNSSDKRASEMILTVLEMLCQIAEGRSELLQHGAGLAIVSKKILRVSNGASERAVRILHSISKFSANHRILQEMLQIGVVNKLCLVLQVDCGSKSKDRAREILKLHARAWRNASCIPSNLNSSYPN from the coding sequence ATGGCTGAAATCGAAGTTCCCCCATATTTTGTCTGTCCCATTTCTTTGGAAATCATGAAAGATCCGGTAACAATGTCGACCGGGATAACATACGACAGGGATAGCATCGAGAAATGGATATTTTCTCAGAATAACAACACTTGCCCGGTAACAAAGCAGGCTCTTTCCGACCCCGAATTGACCCCAAACATCACTCTCCGGCGGCTCATCCAGTCATGGTGCACGGTCCACGCCTCACAAGACATCGAAAGACTGCCGACGCCGAAATCTCCAGTCTGCAAATCCCAGATTCTGAAGCTTATCACTGATGCCGCTGCCGCCTCCCCACAAAGGCAGATGGAGTGTTTGAAGAGACTTAAGTCAATTGCTTCTCAGAATCAGACCAATAGAAGATCCATGGAAACGGTGGGCACAGCCGAATTCTTGGCCTCGTTGATTATGAACAAAACCCTCGAAGCATCGCGCGCTGAAGTACTTGAAGATTCCTCGGAACTTACAAGAGTCTCCCACGAATCCTTGAGTATTCTTTACAGTCTGCAGTTATCAGAATCGGGCCTGAAATCACTCAACAATACCGAATTAATCGAATCTTTGACCCGCGTGATGCAAACGGGAAGCTACGAATCGCGGGCATACGCAATCATGCTGTTAAAGTCAATGCTAGAAGTAGCTGAAccagatcaactgattcatctaAGCCCAGAATTCTTCACCCAATTAACACAAATCTTGAGAGATCAAATCTCGGAAAAAGCCACAAAATCGTCACTCAAAGCGTTGGCCATTTCTTGCTCATGGGGGAGGAATAGGATAAAAGCGGTGAATGCCGGAGCAGTGCCTCTACTGATCGATCTTCTGCTGAATTCTTCCGACAAAAGGGCTTCTGAAATGATCCTAACGGTGTTGGAAATGCTGTGCCAGATCGCCGAGGGGAGATCCGAGCTGCTCCAGCACGGCGCCGGATTAGCCATCGTTTCGAAAAAGATACTTAGGGTTTCCAATGGAGCTAGCGAAAGGGCAGTTAGAATTCTTCATTCCATCTCCAAATTTTCTGCGAATCATAGGATTTTGCAGGAGATGTTGCAGATTGGTGTTGTTAATAAATTGTGCTTGGTGCTTCAAGTTGATTGTGGATCCAAGTCCAAGGATAGAGCTAGGGAGATTCTTAAGTTGCATGCTCGAGCTTGGAGGAACGCTTCTTGCATACCTAGCAATTTGAATTCTTCATATCCAAATTGA